In a single window of the Bdellovibrionales bacterium genome:
- a CDS encoding HAMP domain-containing histidine kinase — translation MLEYLDQLAFSALLLLSQIVGTPDIPKDPNPDWQIVQPWTELPDKTYWMSIQSHNLGQHCKNNPGQTVVLNNPYMGVYELYGDSRLIETNSLKKRWQIGSMFLDVNISCKKLSEVKVLKINFYSYLKYFAVLHSYPRSIEKLPFYYFFPKYLYVLSASACLFLGIVGLTIIYRLLPLEEVISYVLEDLLFMGVMLMATSEIFGGASIEYCHASVVMGLWGGIVFFFAYLIKPKQNYLKYVVLVVLYVSAYLAIDYRNLMQSLIYLPVLPALVLLTYLIIRDIKLNPSTMLDKFILSLILYFGFMTSYLSYVHRTGVSVMALLVICISTFKFRKIVREVNAIIFQMQDVAFRLNAEVEIAKNLYFQKEKYREILHDIKSPVTSLSFAVALPEDKIRAVITRILSQLNFVLSKLEVHTDSIDWFAVNVLNMKLESQVDNFVSIYKNVNFSILTINGSNENQIFCNDVDYLSIFNELINNSLKHSVGLKKIEIVIDADSELERMRVTYKDDGSGQFQNLDMLGYRGFSSNGTGTGLSSIKRKVESWGGKINFKGSGRGFYCEFSLKKKG, via the coding sequence GTGCTAGAGTACCTCGATCAACTGGCATTTTCCGCACTGCTTTTGCTCTCCCAAATCGTCGGCACCCCCGACATTCCCAAAGACCCCAACCCTGACTGGCAAATCGTTCAACCTTGGACCGAGCTGCCTGATAAGACTTATTGGATGTCTATCCAAAGCCATAATTTAGGCCAGCACTGTAAGAATAATCCTGGTCAAACTGTAGTGCTAAATAACCCCTACATGGGAGTGTACGAATTGTACGGGGATTCGCGGCTGATCGAAACTAATTCATTAAAAAAAAGATGGCAAATAGGATCAATGTTTCTCGATGTGAATATAAGTTGTAAAAAATTATCAGAGGTGAAGGTTCTAAAAATTAATTTCTATTCTTATTTAAAATATTTTGCAGTACTTCATTCGTATCCCAGATCCATTGAGAAATTACCATTTTATTATTTTTTTCCTAAGTATCTTTACGTACTGTCTGCGTCTGCATGCTTGTTCTTGGGTATAGTAGGGTTGACGATTATCTATCGATTACTGCCACTTGAGGAGGTTATAAGTTATGTCCTAGAGGATCTCCTTTTTATGGGGGTGATGTTGATGGCAACAAGTGAAATTTTCGGTGGCGCAAGTATTGAGTACTGCCACGCGTCTGTTGTCATGGGACTCTGGGGCGGGATAGTATTCTTCTTTGCTTATCTGATAAAACCCAAGCAAAACTATTTAAAGTATGTAGTTCTGGTAGTGCTATATGTTTCTGCATACTTGGCTATTGATTATAGAAATTTAATGCAATCATTGATTTACTTACCGGTGTTGCCAGCATTAGTCTTGCTCACTTATTTAATTATTAGAGATATAAAATTAAATCCAAGTACGATGTTGGATAAGTTTATTTTGTCACTGATCCTTTATTTTGGATTTATGACTTCTTATCTCTCATATGTGCATCGCACAGGTGTGTCTGTAATGGCTCTTCTTGTCATTTGTATTTCTACATTTAAATTCAGAAAAATAGTGCGTGAGGTTAACGCAATTATTTTTCAAATGCAGGACGTTGCATTTCGTCTTAATGCTGAGGTCGAAATTGCTAAAAATCTATATTTTCAGAAGGAGAAGTACAGAGAGATATTGCACGACATAAAATCTCCGGTGACGAGCTTGAGTTTTGCAGTTGCGCTTCCGGAAGACAAAATTAGAGCTGTGATTACTAGAATTTTAAGTCAATTAAACTTTGTCTTATCAAAACTAGAAGTGCATACGGATTCGATAGATTGGTTTGCAGTAAATGTTCTAAATATGAAACTTGAATCTCAGGTAGACAATTTTGTAAGTATTTATAAAAATGTGAATTTTTCTATTTTGACAATTAATGGGAGTAACGAAAATCAAATCTTCTGTAACGATGTAGATTATCTTTCTATTTTTAACGAACTAATTAATAACTCATTGAAGCACTCTGTAGGATTAAAAAAAATTGAAATAGTCATAGATGCTGATTCTGAGCTAGAAAGAATGAGGGTAACCTATAAGGATGACGGAAGTGGCCAATTCCAAAATCTAGATATGTTGGGATATCGGGGTTTCTCGAGTAATGGCACGGGAACAGGCTTGAGTTCTATAAAAAGAAAAGTTGAGTCTTGGGGCGGAAAGATAAACTTTAAAGGCTCTGGTCGGGGATTTTATTGCGAGTTTTCTTTAAAGAAGAAAGGCTAG
- a CDS encoding SufE family protein, with protein MTQIKQRQQKLVEEFSKLQNWEERYKKVIEIGKALPQLPSDYYDEKFLVKGCQSQVWLHAQLDEKGQVKLFADSDAMIVKGLVAILLKVYSEAEPDDILSSPPTFIEELGFRSHLSPSRANGLMSMVKQIMLYAAAFKAMKS; from the coding sequence ATGACACAAATCAAACAGCGCCAGCAGAAATTGGTCGAGGAGTTCTCGAAACTCCAAAATTGGGAAGAGCGATACAAAAAAGTGATTGAGATCGGTAAGGCTCTCCCGCAGCTTCCCTCAGATTATTACGACGAAAAATTTTTAGTCAAAGGTTGTCAATCGCAGGTGTGGCTGCACGCGCAGTTGGATGAGAAGGGTCAGGTGAAACTCTTTGCCGATAGCGATGCGATGATCGTGAAAGGGTTGGTGGCGATCCTACTTAAAGTTTATTCTGAAGCAGAGCCTGATGATATTTTAAGCTCCCCACCCACATTTATCGAAGAGTTGGGCTTTCGCTCCCACTTGTCGCCGAGTCGAGCCAATGGGTTGATGTCGATGGTAAAGCAGATCATGCTCTATGCCGCAGCCTTCAAGGCGATGAAGAGCTAA
- a CDS encoding YkgJ family cysteine cluster protein, giving the protein MHFYFDVQKQLMLKEKAVDCSACSIDFKCCTYRPFFSNFLVGYADSLHLLKENWFEQWDLLIVGAAPNANYRKKFMSKGGWGFGSDANLLCTFFNTDHRGCEIWPARPSVCRSFFCKSTYAQSGMDYWKKFKDYIWHLEWSLIEDFLFTRGYTIDEVQMIKHYLDNSSDVKVKLKELEDFRFKSWDEARGFYRAAWEHVKRVGEAEANEIIGDFGRNLHQELLTQRYPVPFAEATCKKST; this is encoded by the coding sequence ATGCATTTTTACTTCGACGTGCAAAAGCAATTGATGCTCAAGGAAAAGGCGGTGGACTGTTCCGCGTGCTCCATTGATTTTAAGTGCTGCACATATCGTCCTTTTTTTTCGAACTTCCTCGTGGGCTATGCCGACAGTCTTCATCTTTTAAAGGAAAACTGGTTTGAACAGTGGGATCTCTTGATTGTTGGAGCTGCTCCAAATGCCAATTATCGGAAAAAGTTTATGAGCAAGGGAGGCTGGGGCTTCGGGAGCGATGCGAATCTGCTCTGTACGTTTTTTAATACCGATCACCGAGGGTGCGAGATCTGGCCGGCGCGGCCAAGTGTCTGTCGTTCGTTCTTCTGTAAGAGCACTTACGCGCAGAGTGGGATGGACTATTGGAAAAAATTCAAAGATTACATCTGGCATTTGGAGTGGAGTTTGATCGAAGATTTTCTCTTCACTCGAGGTTACACCATCGATGAAGTGCAAATGATCAAGCATTACCTGGATAATTCCTCAGACGTTAAAGTAAAGCTTAAGGAGCTCGAAGACTTCAGATTTAAAAGCTGGGACGAGGCCAGGGGCTTTTACCGTGCCGCCTGGGAGCACGTTAAACGTGTCGGCGAAGCCGAGGCCAACGAAATCATCGGCGACTTCGGCCGCAATCTCCATCAGGAATTACTCACCCAAAGGTACCCGGTACCTTTTGCGGAAGCGACGTGTAAAAAGTCGACCTAA